The Ralstonia pickettii DTP0602 genome segment CGACCTCAACCTTGGCAAGGTTGCGCTCTACCAACTGAGCTACTCCCGCAGGGCACCTACCACCACAAAAACTTCTGAGGCTTTTTATATCGCATAATGCCGCTATCGAGCTACATCTTGCGTTATTTACCCCTCATTTCGCTGCTTTCGTTTGCGTCGTCAGCAACGAGAATGAGATTATGCAAAGAACGACTCTCGTCGTCAACATCTTTTTCGAATTTCTTTTCACTTCGGTGCGCCGGCCCCTGCCACGGCACTGCTGCGCTCCCGAATCTGCGGCCACGCGAGTTTCATGTAATAGATCATCGACCACAGCGTTAGCACGGCCGCCACATAAATCATCCAGGTGCCGAGCACATAGGCGTCGAATCCGAACACGCGGCCACTGAATAGCAAGAGCGGGATCGCGATCATCTGCACCGTGGTCTTCAGCTTGCCAAGGAAATTCACCGCCACGCTCTTGGACGCGCCGATCTGCGCCATCCATTCGCGCAGCGCCGAGATGGTGATCTCGCGGCCGATGATCACCAGCGCGATCAGGTCCGTGACCCGGTCCAGCGCCAGCAGCGACAGCAGCGCCGCCGTCACCATCAGCTTGTCGGCTACCGGATCCAGGAAGGCGCCGAACGATGAAGTCTGGTTCCAGCGCCGCGCCAGAAACCCATCCAGCCAATCGGTCACCGCGGCGATGATGAAGAACGACGCCGCCGTCAGGTTCTTGGTGTGCATCGGCAGCCATGCGTCGGGCAGGTAGAAGACCCCTACCACTAGTGGAATCATGGCAACGCGAAGCCAGGTCAGCAGGATCGGGATATTGAAAGGCATGGAACTCGGCGGCGGGGGAACGGTGACCAATCCCGCGATTGTCGCCGATTTCAGGACCAATCGACCATCATTGGCCATATTCCCGCCCGGCCGCCGGGCCCGCTCAGTGCAGTTGCCTGTAGATCTCTTC includes the following:
- a CDS encoding CDP-diacylglycerol--glycerol-3-phosphate 3-phosphatidyltransferase (K00995: E2.7.8.5, pgsA, PGS1; CDP-diacylglycerol--glycerol-3-phosphate 3-phosphatidyltransferase [EC:2.7.8.5]) — encoded protein: MPFNIPILLTWLRVAMIPLVVGVFYLPDAWLPMHTKNLTAASFFIIAAVTDWLDGFLARRWNQTSSFGAFLDPVADKLMVTAALLSLLALDRVTDLIALVIIGREITISALREWMAQIGASKSVAVNFLGKLKTTVQMIAIPLLLFSGRVFGFDAYVLGTWMIYVAAVLTLWSMIYYMKLAWPQIRERSSAVAGAGAPK